In one window of Candidatus Hydrogenedentota bacterium DNA:
- a CDS encoding GxxExxY protein, with the protein MHENEISELIIGAAIEVHREMGPGLLETVYEESLCHEFHLRGIRFVRQQRVPIAYKGVKLATDLRLDLLVEGKVIVDIKAKEMMTEKDRVKTLTYLRLSCLRLGLNINFHEPRLVDGVKRIVNGLD; encoded by the coding sequence ATGCATGAGAATGAGATTTCAGAACTGATTATCGGCGCCGCCATCGAGGTGCACCGGGAGATGGGTCCCGGACTTCTTGAAACCGTCTATGAGGAGTCCCTGTGCCATGAATTTCATCTGCGCGGCATCCGCTTCGTCAGGCAACAACGGGTGCCCATCGCCTATAAGGGGGTGAAACTGGCCACTGACCTGCGGCTGGACCTCCTTGTGGAAGGGAAGGTAATCGTGGACATAAAGGCGAAAGAGATGATGACCGAGAAAGACCGCGTCAAAACGCTCACCTATCTGCGGCTGTCATGCCTGCGGTTGGGGTTGAACATTAATTTCCATGAGCCGAGGCTTGTGGACGGGGTTAAACGGATTGTAAACGGTCTGGATTGA